A genomic stretch from Bos mutus isolate GX-2022 chromosome 4, NWIPB_WYAK_1.1, whole genome shotgun sequence includes:
- the LOC102282025 gene encoding olfactory receptor-like protein OLF3: MGRENQTGMSEFILLGLSSLWETQVSLFVLFLAMYLVTVLGNFLIILLIRLDSRLYTPMYFFLSVLSFVDVCYTNSTVPQMLVHFLSARKSIPFYSCVLQLLISLAMGSTEFFLLGAMAYDRYVAVCHPLHYTVIMHGELCLGLAAGCLAAGFMNSLMQTVITFQLPLCHKVVNHFACEMLAMLKLACVDTSFNKVMVAVSGFLVIMLPCFLVLFSYGHIVATILRIRSAQGRRKAFGTCASHLTVVSMCFGTAIFTYLRPTAGSSAEQEKRVALFYAVVTPMLNPLIYSLRNKEVMSAFRRVLGKFSEKR, encoded by the coding sequence ATGGGCAGGGAAAACCAGACAGGGATGAGTGAGTTCATTCTTCTGGGGCTGTCCAGCCTCTGggagacccaggtctccctctttgTCCTTTTCCTGGCCATGTATCTGGTGACCGTGCTGGGGAACTTCCTGATAATACTCCTTATCAGACTGGACAGCCGGCTATACACacccatgtactttttcctcagTGTCCTGTCGTTTGTGGACGTCTGTTATACCAACAGCACGGTCCCCCAGATGCTCGTTCACTTCCTGTCAGCCCGGAAGTCCATTCCATTCTACAGCTGTGTGCTCCAGCTGCTTATCTCCTTGGCAATGGGCAGCACAGAGTTCTTCCTGCTGGGggccatggcctatgaccgctacgtGGCAGTGTGCCACCCCTTGCACTATACGGTCATCATGCACGGAGAGCTGTGCCTGGGGCTGGCGGCAGGCTGCTTGGCTGCTGGTTTCATGAATTCGCTGATGCAGACAGTCATCACCTTTCAGCTACCTCTGTGCCATAAGGTTGTTAATCACTTTGCCTGTGAGATGTTGGCTATGCTGAAGCTGGCCTGTGTGGACACCTCCTTCAACAAGGTCATGGTGGCTGTCTCAGGATTTCTGGTCATCATGCTTCcctgttttcttgttcttttctcctACGGTCATATAGTCGCTACCATTCTGCGTATTCGCTCTGCCCAGGGACGCCGCAAAGCGTTTGGGACCTGCGCCTCTCACCTCACTGTGGTTTCCATGTGCTTTGGCACAGCCATCTTCACATACTTGAGACCCACGGCTGGCTCCTCCGCAGAACAGGAGAAGAGGGTTGCTTTGTTCTATGCTGTGGTGACCCCAATGCTGAATCCCTTAATCTATAGCTTGAGAAACAAGGAAGTGATGAGCGCCTTTAGAAGAGTGTTGGGGAAGTTTAGTGAAAAAAGGTAA
- the LOC102282305 gene encoding olfactory receptor-like protein OLF3 codes for MGQGNKTQTWVSEFILLGLSSDWGTQVSLFVLFLAMYLVTIVGNALILLLIRLDSRLHTPMYFFLSVLSLVDLCYSSSIVPQMLAHLLSVQKSIPFYSCLIQLSTSLALAASEFLLLGAMAYDRYVVVCYPLHYTVIMHGGLCLGLAVGCLGAGFMNSLLETVITFRLPLCHSVMNHFACETLAVLRLACVDISFNKVMVAISGFLVIMLPFFLVLFSYGRIVAAILHIHSAQGRSKAFGTCASHLLVVSMCFGAAIFTYLGPRSAYSVEGEKMVALFYAVVAPMLNPLIYSLRNKEVMAALSKLLDKFSSFSLKLKHRS; via the exons ATGGGTCAGGGGAATAAAACGCAGACATGGGTGAGTGAGTTCATTCTGCTGGGGCTGTCCAGCGACTGGGGGACTCAAGTCTCCCTCTTTGTCTTGTTCTTGGCCATGTACTTGGTGACCATTGTGGGAAACGCCCTCATCCTTCTTCTGATCAGACTGGACAGCAGGCTTCACACccccatgtatttcttccttAGTGTTTTATCTCTTGTGGACCTCTGTTACTCAAGCAGTATTGTCCCTCAAATGCTGGCGCACCTGCTCTCAGTCCAGAAGTCCATCCCATTCTACAGCTGTCTGATCCAGCTCTCTACGTCCCTGGCATTGGCTGCGTCTGAGTTCCTATTGCTGGGggccatggcctatgaccgctatgtggtGGTGTGCTACCCGCTGCACTACACGGTCATCATGCATGGAGGGCTGTGTCTGGGACTGGCTGTGGGCTGCTTGGGGGCTGGTTTCATGAATTCCCTGCTGGAGACAGTCATCACCTTTCGGCTTCCCCTGTGTCACAGTgttatgaatcactttgcttgtGAGACCCTAGCAGTGCTGCGGCTAGCCTGCGTGGATATCTCTTTCAACAAGGTCATGGTGGCCATCTCAGGATTTCTGGTGATCATGCTTCCCTTTTTCCTGGTTCTGTTTTCCTATGGTCGTATCGTTGCTGCCATTCTGCACATTCATTCTGCTCAGGGACGTAGCAAAGCATTTGGGACGTGCGCCTCTCACCTCCTTGTGGTTTCCATGTGCTTTGGAGCTGCCATCTTCACCTACCTGGGGCCACGGTCCGCCTACTCAGTGGAAGGGGAGAAGATGGTTGCTCTCTTTTATGCTGTAGTGGCCCCTATGTTGAACCCCTTGATTTACAGCTTGAGAAATAAAGAGGTTATGGCTGCTCTCAGTAAACTTTTAGACAAATTCAG CTCATTTTCTCTTAAACTTAAACACAG GTCCTGA